From a single Alkalihalophilus pseudofirmus genomic region:
- a CDS encoding ComEC/Rec2 family competence protein: protein MMTFGKTTWVKIALVFTFILTLILSTGTSIASASSNLQVHFIDVGQGDAILVKLPNGEHMLVDAGDNHYGATVVNYIQNQNIASLDYVVGTHPHADHIGGLDDVINRFLIGEVYMPNATATTQTYYDVLTAIDQKGLSITRARAGLTLLNTTVDGKNLSISMIAPIRDSYSNMNDYSAVIRIVYGSTSFLLTGDAEHLSENDMLSSNAPLASTILKIGHHGSSTSTTESFLDRVNPSAAIISVGANNRYGHPNQSTIDRLQARGISIYRTDLNGSIVFTTSGAGWLVNKQAWWRP from the coding sequence ATGATGACGTTTGGCAAAACGACCTGGGTGAAAATAGCTTTAGTATTTACTTTTATCCTCACCCTTATTTTATCCACAGGAACATCCATTGCAAGCGCGTCCTCAAACTTACAAGTACATTTTATTGATGTTGGTCAAGGGGATGCGATTTTAGTAAAGCTTCCAAATGGTGAACATATGCTGGTTGATGCTGGGGATAACCATTATGGTGCGACAGTCGTCAATTACATTCAAAACCAAAACATCGCCTCACTCGACTACGTTGTAGGGACTCACCCCCATGCAGACCATATCGGTGGATTAGACGATGTTATCAATCGTTTTCTGATTGGCGAAGTGTATATGCCAAATGCTACTGCTACAACCCAAACCTACTATGATGTGTTGACAGCGATTGATCAAAAAGGATTATCTATTACACGAGCAAGAGCAGGCTTAACCCTTCTTAACACAACGGTAGATGGGAAGAACCTTTCTATCTCTATGATTGCTCCAATTAGAGATTCTTATAGTAATATGAATGATTACTCAGCTGTTATCCGTATCGTATATGGATCCACCTCTTTTCTTTTAACCGGAGATGCGGAACATTTATCTGAAAATGACATGCTTTCCTCCAATGCCCCTTTAGCTTCTACTATATTAAAAATCGGGCATCATGGGAGCAGCACTTCAACGACGGAATCCTTTTTAGACAGGGTAAATCCTAGTGCTGCAATCATCTCTGTCGGTGCCAACAACAGATACGGGCATCCAAATCAATCAACGATTGATCGTTTGCAAGCTCGCGGTATTTCTATTTATCGCACCGATTTAAACGGCTCAATTGTATTTACAACGTCAGGTGCTGGATGGCTCGTCAATAAACAAGCCTGGTGGAGACCATAA
- a CDS encoding DUF3006 domain-containing protein, with protein MSKTTQKKCIIDRFEGEIAVIEYGRQTFDFPKALLPAEVKEGDVVSFQAVIEKGETEHLKKKIDDLTKKLFKD; from the coding sequence ATGTCTAAAACAACCCAGAAAAAATGTATCATTGACCGGTTTGAGGGTGAAATTGCAGTGATTGAATATGGACGGCAGACATTTGATTTTCCTAAAGCTCTTCTGCCGGCTGAAGTAAAAGAAGGCGATGTAGTGTCCTTTCAAGCTGTTATTGAAAAAGGTGAAACAGAACATCTCAAAAAGAAAATTGATGACTTAACTAAGAAATTGTTTAAAGATTAA
- the rraA gene encoding ribonuclease E activity regulator RraA, with protein MEIITADLCDEFREKVKIADPIFKMFGKRKSFYGPIHTVKVYEDNVLVKKALQTIPEGSVLVVDGGGSTRCALLGDHLADIAVTRKLPGIIVYGCIRDSAEINQMDIGVRAIATHPLKSIKQGKGLEQVAVQFAGINFEPGAYVYVDEDGILVSEQPLV; from the coding sequence ATGGAAATTATTACGGCAGATTTATGTGATGAATTTAGAGAAAAAGTAAAGATAGCAGACCCCATTTTTAAGATGTTCGGCAAAAGGAAATCTTTTTACGGCCCTATACATACGGTTAAAGTGTATGAAGATAATGTCCTTGTAAAAAAAGCTCTCCAAACCATCCCCGAAGGCAGTGTTCTTGTCGTTGATGGCGGTGGTTCAACTCGCTGTGCCTTACTCGGAGATCATTTAGCTGATATCGCCGTTACACGGAAGCTCCCTGGAATTATCGTTTATGGCTGTATTCGAGACAGCGCGGAAATTAACCAAATGGATATTGGCGTAAGAGCCATTGCCACTCACCCTTTAAAAAGCATTAAGCAAGGCAAAGGGCTAGAGCAAGTTGCTGTTCAATTTGCAGGGATTAACTTTGAGCCGGGAGCTTATGTGTACGTTGATGAGGATGGGATATTAGTTTCAGAACAACCATTAGTATAA
- a CDS encoding carbohydrate ABC transporter permease, whose product MIIGGILMGKRIVKAKNKSDKKQWKLFASGVLYLLPALIVISVFLFYPMLKTLYFSFFVTTAGGVTQDFVGAGHYSRLLQSGAFQTSMWATFKFVLYTVPTGIVFALFLAVIANEKLKGMAFFRVIFSSTLGVSVAAGATIWLFLFHPTLGVLNNILAVFGIDGINWLTSSDWALVSVAITTIWMNIGFNFIVLLGGLQNIPEELYESSRIDGAGYWHQLFKITLPMLSPTLFFVSVVTLINSFQTFGQIDILTGGGPSNSTNLIVYSIYREAFYNGRFGYASAQAIVLFFIILIFTVLQFKVGERKVHYQ is encoded by the coding sequence ATGATAATAGGGGGCATTCTAATGGGAAAACGCATAGTTAAAGCAAAAAATAAATCTGATAAAAAACAATGGAAACTGTTCGCTTCCGGTGTGTTGTATTTGCTCCCTGCTCTAATTGTCATTAGTGTTTTTTTATTTTATCCCATGTTAAAGACGCTTTACTTCAGCTTTTTTGTTACCACAGCTGGCGGGGTCACACAAGATTTTGTCGGAGCCGGACATTACTCTAGGCTTCTGCAGTCAGGTGCCTTTCAAACTAGTATGTGGGCAACATTTAAGTTTGTACTTTATACCGTTCCTACAGGCATCGTCTTTGCTTTGTTTTTAGCAGTGATAGCAAATGAGAAACTTAAAGGAATGGCTTTTTTTCGTGTCATTTTTTCATCGACTTTAGGAGTTTCAGTTGCTGCGGGGGCGACCATTTGGTTGTTCTTATTTCATCCTACACTTGGAGTGCTTAATAATATTTTAGCAGTGTTCGGTATAGACGGGATCAATTGGCTGACTTCATCAGATTGGGCTTTAGTTTCTGTAGCCATAACAACCATTTGGATGAACATTGGCTTTAACTTTATTGTTTTATTAGGCGGCCTACAAAATATACCGGAGGAACTTTATGAAAGCAGCCGAATTGATGGTGCGGGGTACTGGCATCAATTATTTAAGATTACTCTTCCTATGTTATCTCCAACGCTATTCTTTGTAAGCGTTGTTACGTTGATTAACTCTTTTCAAACGTTCGGTCAAATCGATATTTTGACCGGAGGTGGGCCGTCTAACTCAACAAATCTCATTGTTTATTCGATTTACCGTGAGGCTTTCTATAACGGAAGGTTTGGATATGCTAGTGCACAAGCGATTGTTCTATTCTTTATTATTCTTATCTTTACTGTTCTTCAATTTAAAGTGGGAGAGAGGAAGGTGCACTACCAATGA
- the yhfH gene encoding protein YhfH: MTYKAMITRRTGMKECTDCGKVINQIQEAYFNQCEKCLRHANHD, from the coding sequence ATGACTTACAAAGCGATGATTACAAGAAGAACTGGTATGAAAGAGTGTACGGATTGTGGAAAGGTTATTAATCAAATCCAAGAGGCTTATTTCAATCAATGCGAGAAGTGCCTAAGACATGCAAACCACGACTAA
- a CDS encoding CBS domain-containing protein, with product MPQNLKNLMSTQVFSVTPEQSIQEAAALMKEHNVGSIPVVENGQVAGMITDRDITLRSTAEGTSTHIPVRECMTSNLTVGTSTMDAHEAAALMAQHQIRRLPVVDNGQLVGMVALGDLAVENTLQNEAEEALSDISQKNDIQ from the coding sequence ATGCCACAAAACCTAAAAAATCTTATGTCCACTCAAGTATTTTCTGTCACACCAGAACAATCGATCCAAGAAGCAGCAGCTCTTATGAAAGAACATAATGTCGGATCCATCCCTGTTGTCGAAAATGGTCAAGTAGCAGGTATGATTACCGACCGTGACATCACTCTGCGTTCAACTGCGGAGGGTACTTCAACACATATTCCGGTACGCGAATGTATGACAAGCAACCTTACAGTAGGAACATCTACAATGGATGCACATGAAGCAGCTGCCTTAATGGCCCAGCACCAAATCCGCCGCCTGCCAGTTGTTGATAACGGGCAATTAGTTGGTATGGTTGCTCTTGGCGACTTAGCTGTTGAAAACACGCTTCAAAATGAAGCTGAAGAGGCTTTATCGGATATTTCACAGAAAAACGATATCCAATAA
- a CDS encoding manganese catalase family protein — protein sequence MFYHVKELQYWAKPERPDPVYAKKLQEILGGQFGEISVAIQYLFQGWNTRGNEKYRDMLMDVGTEELAHIEMLTTMIAHLLEGAPVDQQEQAAQDPMLAAILGGMNPQHAIVSGLGAMPVNSAGVPWNGGYTIASGNLLADFRANLNAESQGRLQAVRLYEQTDDRGVKDMLSFLIARDTMHQNQWLAAISELEAQEGVIVPSTFPRELEKREVSHLFINLSRGEESAQGRWASGPSMDGEGEFQYFAEPYPFADAPSLNPAPPYIHDTPPMM from the coding sequence ATGTTCTATCATGTGAAGGAACTGCAATATTGGGCGAAGCCAGAACGACCGGATCCAGTTTATGCGAAGAAACTTCAGGAGATACTGGGTGGACAATTTGGTGAAATTTCAGTAGCCATTCAATATTTGTTTCAAGGATGGAATACAAGAGGGAATGAAAAGTACAGGGATATGCTGATGGATGTGGGGACAGAGGAGCTTGCACATATTGAAATGTTAACGACAATGATTGCTCACCTCCTAGAAGGGGCTCCAGTCGATCAGCAGGAACAAGCTGCCCAAGATCCAATGCTCGCTGCAATATTAGGTGGTATGAATCCGCAGCATGCTATTGTTTCAGGGCTCGGTGCGATGCCGGTAAATAGTGCAGGTGTTCCTTGGAATGGCGGTTATACTATTGCAAGCGGGAATTTATTAGCTGATTTTAGAGCGAATTTAAATGCTGAGTCTCAAGGAAGACTTCAAGCTGTAAGATTGTATGAACAGACAGACGATCGTGGTGTAAAGGATATGCTCTCCTTTTTAATTGCAAGGGACACAATGCACCAAAATCAATGGCTCGCTGCCATTAGTGAACTAGAAGCTCAAGAGGGTGTCATTGTTCCAAGTACTTTCCCAAGAGAGCTTGAGAAACGAGAAGTATCTCATTTATTTATCAATTTATCAAGGGGAGAAGAGAGTGCACAAGGACGCTGGGCGAGCGGTCCGAGTATGGACGGGGAAGGTGAATTTCAATATTTTGCTGAACCATACCCATTTGCGGATGCGCCTAGTTTAAATCCAGCTCCTCCGTATATTCATGATACTCCTCCAATGATGTAA
- a CDS encoding YusW family protein: protein MKKAKTILAGAFITSTIVLGACNTDQEVDNPAPEDQVEEEDNTMGDDTDDTMGDDDTTMGDDTDTDEDNDMGEDMGDMTEDEEPATTAFGFSTFELSVNYDEMGDNYDVTYEHDPDEVRAEIDDSVNDTQLEGDEAYTELETTFEEMELDSSMSEEEIIDAVVQGFGLDPNYDSLELTITWDDGTDLDIEHSQEDDTM from the coding sequence ATGAAAAAAGCAAAAACAATCTTAGCAGGAGCATTCATTACATCAACGATCGTTTTAGGAGCTTGTAACACAGATCAAGAGGTGGACAACCCAGCACCAGAGGATCAGGTAGAAGAGGAAGATAACACAATGGGTGATGATACTGACGACACAATGGGTGACGATGATACAACAATGGGTGACGACACTGACACTGATGAAGATAATGATATGGGCGAAGACATGGGTGACATGACTGAAGACGAGGAGCCTGCAACAACTGCATTTGGTTTCTCAACGTTTGAATTAAGTGTTAACTATGATGAAATGGGCGACAACTATGATGTAACGTATGAACATGATCCAGATGAAGTACGTGCAGAAATTGATGATTCAGTAAATGACACTCAATTAGAGGGTGACGAAGCGTATACTGAACTAGAAACTACATTTGAAGAAATGGAACTAGACAGCTCTATGAGTGAAGAAGAAATCATTGATGCTGTTGTACAAGGTTTTGGTCTAGATCCGAACTATGACAGCCTTGAGTTAACAATCACTTGGGATGATGGAACAGACCTTGATATTGAACATTCTCAAGAAGATGACACTATGTAA
- a CDS encoding DUF2188 domain-containing protein, with protein sequence MPWNKNDYPDAMKNLNKEVKEKAIEIANSLVEDGYEEGRAIPIAIDEAEKIGNTKNDEIYQLINQNDQWAIKKEGAERASKTFETKEEALKYGDELLAKKQIQLKVYKKDGALERTKKYSEK encoded by the coding sequence ATGCCTTGGAACAAAAATGATTATCCAGATGCGATGAAGAATTTAAACAAAGAAGTGAAAGAAAAAGCAATTGAAATTGCTAATTCATTAGTAGAAGATGGTTATGAAGAAGGAAGAGCGATACCTATTGCAATTGATGAAGCAGAGAAAATCGGGAACACAAAGAACGATGAAATTTATCAATTAATAAATCAAAATGATCAATGGGCGATCAAGAAAGAAGGAGCAGAGAGGGCAAGTAAGACATTTGAAACGAAAGAAGAAGCGCTGAAATATGGAGATGAGCTGTTAGCGAAAAAGCAGATTCAATTAAAAGTTTATAAAAAAGACGGTGCACTCGAGCGGACCAAGAAATACAGTGAAAAATAA
- a CDS encoding trypsin-like peptidase domain-containing protein: MFCPKCGTEFKQRSKYCVNCGNKKKQSLILLIALFSFLTVSGLVFLQFSDHFFNKEATNTIQPVAQPADIALEESPSEVPKPEPAVVVKVEQPKEETIRELTEIIADAQQNVYTIYNSFSQGSGFLYNKDGIVVTNAHVVEGSTEVTVKTISGTEHHGLVIGYSNEIDVAVIKVNDFIGRTPPKIAYDQPSLIGEEVIALGSPLGLENTASMGYVTGVNRDFVIDNFTYSNLYQISAPISPGSSGGPLLSQNTEEIIAINSAKDTRDNSIGFSIPIYTVHDLIESWIMSPMSEEEIYSLFFFSDGLYFYDYLWDFYEGGYFDGGDYSSDSSYFEYWDYEYDWSYDYEEYEYDYEYDDDYDYDYDYENDYDYYDYDYEEYEYDEVDEYEYEYEYEYEYEYEYEEDWDVESYQSNEWLEEELQEEYDN; encoded by the coding sequence ATGTTTTGTCCCAAATGTGGAACCGAATTCAAACAGCGTTCCAAGTATTGCGTGAATTGCGGCAACAAAAAGAAACAATCATTAATATTACTAATTGCCCTCTTTTCCTTTTTAACAGTAAGCGGTCTCGTTTTCCTTCAATTTTCTGATCACTTTTTTAATAAAGAAGCAACCAACACCATCCAGCCAGTAGCACAGCCTGCTGATATTGCTCTAGAAGAGTCACCTTCTGAGGTACCAAAGCCAGAACCAGCAGTCGTCGTTAAAGTGGAACAACCTAAAGAAGAAACCATTCGAGAGTTAACAGAGATTATTGCTGATGCCCAGCAAAATGTCTATACAATCTATAATTCTTTTAGCCAAGGATCTGGCTTTTTATATAATAAAGACGGTATAGTTGTAACAAATGCACATGTAGTTGAAGGATCTACTGAAGTAACTGTGAAAACAATAAGTGGCACAGAACATCACGGTCTAGTCATCGGCTATTCAAATGAAATTGATGTAGCCGTGATAAAAGTTAATGATTTTATCGGCCGAACCCCACCTAAAATTGCTTATGATCAACCATCCTTAATTGGAGAGGAAGTTATTGCTCTAGGGAGTCCATTAGGTTTAGAGAACACCGCTTCAATGGGATATGTAACAGGAGTCAACCGTGATTTTGTAATTGACAACTTCACTTATTCGAACTTATACCAAATTTCAGCACCTATCTCCCCGGGAAGCAGCGGCGGACCTCTGCTTTCACAAAACACCGAAGAAATTATTGCTATTAATTCAGCCAAGGATACACGAGATAATTCTATCGGATTTAGCATCCCCATTTATACCGTTCATGACCTTATTGAATCTTGGATTATGAGCCCTATGAGCGAGGAAGAGATTTACTCCTTATTTTTCTTTAGTGATGGTCTATATTTCTATGATTATTTGTGGGACTTTTATGAGGGTGGCTATTTTGATGGAGGCGATTACTCCTCGGATTCTTCTTACTTTGAATACTGGGATTACGAGTATGACTGGAGCTACGATTATGAAGAGTATGAGTATGACTACGAGTACGATGATGATTATGATTATGATTATGATTACGAAAATGACTATGACTACTATGATTATGATTACGAAGAATATGAGTATGACGAAGTCGATGAGTATGAGTATGAGTATGAGTATGAGTATGAGTATGAGTATGAGTATGAAGAAGATTGGGATGTAGAAAGCTATCAGTCAAATGAATGGCTTGAAGAAGAATTACAAGAGGAGTATGACAACTAA
- a CDS encoding LacI family DNA-binding transcriptional regulator, producing MATIREIAKIAQVSVATVSRVLNDHPYVSKEKKRAVHQAIKELNYSRNLKAIQLANKHSNLVGVVLPKIDLPYFSEIVEGLAEEARKLHLQLVLIQSNYETEKEREALELLRGHLMDGIIFCSRAISLTEVRTYQEYGPIILLEDTDQDDFYSISIPHDQAFSYGLEYLHSKGHKKMAIALNRTDGINSQKRIHSYKKMMEQIKEPIRKNWIFDHCLSMEDGVSIVQKYLLLKDKPTAILTTNDQLAAGVILEAAKHQLNIPQDLAVLSFDNQDISKVMDISTIDIPIKEMGSEALKALYKIREGLQPVKKKRELPFKLIERLTV from the coding sequence ATGGCGACGATTCGAGAAATTGCAAAGATCGCGCAAGTGTCAGTAGCTACTGTTTCAAGAGTACTAAACGACCACCCTTATGTAAGTAAAGAGAAAAAAAGGGCCGTGCACCAAGCTATAAAAGAACTTAATTACTCTAGAAATTTAAAAGCTATCCAATTAGCAAATAAACACTCTAATCTTGTCGGGGTGGTACTCCCCAAAATTGACCTTCCGTATTTCAGTGAAATTGTAGAAGGTCTTGCTGAGGAAGCTAGAAAACTCCACCTTCAATTAGTGCTTATTCAATCTAATTATGAAACCGAAAAAGAAAGAGAAGCTTTGGAGCTATTAAGGGGACATCTTATGGACGGAATTATATTTTGTTCACGTGCCATTTCACTTACTGAAGTAAGAACCTATCAAGAATATGGTCCGATCATCCTTTTAGAAGATACCGATCAAGATGATTTTTATTCAATAAGTATCCCTCATGATCAAGCGTTTAGTTATGGCTTAGAATATCTTCATTCTAAAGGGCATAAAAAAATGGCCATCGCGTTAAATCGAACGGATGGGATCAACAGCCAAAAAAGAATTCATTCCTATAAGAAAATGATGGAGCAAATAAAAGAACCTATCAGAAAAAATTGGATATTTGACCACTGCTTATCAATGGAAGATGGTGTTTCTATCGTTCAAAAATACTTGTTGCTAAAAGATAAGCCGACTGCTATTTTAACCACAAATGATCAGCTTGCAGCGGGAGTCATTTTAGAAGCAGCAAAGCATCAGTTAAACATTCCACAAGACTTGGCTGTGTTAAGTTTTGATAATCAAGACATTTCAAAAGTAATGGATATCTCTACTATAGATATTCCTATCAAAGAAATGGGCAGTGAAGCATTGAAAGCACTTTATAAGATCAGAGAGGGTCTCCAACCAGTCAAAAAAAAGCGTGAACTCCCGTTTAAACTTATTGAGCGATTAACTGTTTGA